The following nucleotide sequence is from Ornithodoros turicata isolate Travis chromosome 2, ASM3712646v1, whole genome shotgun sequence.
TCCCCAGGGCATCAAATGATCGGGCCACTGCTGCTGCGTATCTAGCTCCAAAGGAACCATAATTCATAGCGGGCGTCCCACCTTCTGCGAACAGTGGCAAGTTCGCTGCTGCCAGAGACACATGAACAGTGTTGAGGGAATAGAAATACTTGAACAGTACATTAAAGTCTGTGTTAAATACCGCGGCGTAGTCCTTGTGACCTATGGCAGCTTTTCGCGCCTGTTGACATTGAATCCATGTTTGTAGAATCGACGACGAGGCATTATGGAGGTTTTCGAACATAGCATCGAGGCGATGCGGACGTAAGAGGTTCTCATTTGGCCACATAATCCACTCCAGCGTGCGAATCTTAGTCATAGCCGTTGATTTTGACTTCGCATCTATCCACTTCGTTGTCCGCAGCTGACTGACGAAGCTGTAGAGCACCATGCTGCCGACACGATCAATATCGGATCGTGTGCGGCTCGATATTTCATGCAAAATAAATCGGACTCGTATGGCTATGCCGAATGTCCTTTCCACGAGCCTCAAACAGGTTATCTTGGTACGATAAGGTCCGTGGAAAACTGTAACGGTGCCCTCGGTTAGAATATCAGGTGCGGCAAGCCAGAAGTACATCTGCAGAAATGTCCATGCGATGTTGCGAATGAGACGAGGTCTACTCGAGTTGAATGCGAGCAGAGCACCGTCTAACGCCTGAAGCTGATTCCAATTGCTCACCAGGACGGCATCTGTCTCGTTCACTTTAAAAGATGGAGCCAAATTCTTGTTTAGAAGGGATACCCATAGCTGCCCTGTAGCGAAAAGACCCTGGAGATTGGAAGCTTGAATTAAGGCATCATTCTCTTCCCCAGGGGAAAAGTTAGTGATATGTTGGAGTATAGTTTTCTCGTCGTTTCTCTGATCTTGAACCACGCTGCTGTTGGGATCGCTGTCATCGAACACACGGAAGTATGTTTGAACGTACGTTCGATATCGGTGTATCCTTTCTAGACGCGTCAGAAACTCCGCCCACAAGGTAGACACCGATCCCTTATCGATATGAATCAAGGGTGGTATCCTTGAAGTTCGTCTGATTCCAATCGAGAACCATAGCCCTACGTTCCAGTTGATGGCGAGATCTAGAAGCACATCTAAAGGGTGAAGATGGTGGTCTGCAACCGTTTGAGGCCAGGAAAGTCCACGCTCTTTCATAAAACTTTTGAAGGTCTCAACGTTAGCTGAAGATGTCTTTGTATGACGTAAACAGGTTTTAAGCATTTCTTCCGCTTTGGCGACAGCTGCTCCTAGATAGATTTCGCCCTCATCGATGGCCTTGAATATTCTACGGGTAGCGTTGATGAACATGTCATGTGGAACGTCGGCGGCGTCGTGTTCACGAGGCTTCCAACTCCCGCATACGAAGTTGTAGAAACTCGTGCACACCGGAAACGTCCGGTTTAAAGCACTTTCCATCCTCATAGTGCCTTCAATACAAGCTGCTGATTTACATGGTATGGACTTGCCACTCAGGAATCCGTAACCGAGGTACATGCGGACGACGCTGACAACGATGAAGATCAAGGCGAGGCCAATGGCAATGGCGCAGAGAGCCCTTTTCCACTTTACGGCACGCACCTTTGTCGATTCATTTCGGCTTTGCTCGTCAAGCTGCAGAGATGATAATGCCGAACAAATAATTTATTAGCTATAGACTgttaaaagaaaaggaaacctGCCAACAATTATGTGCGCAACACCATGTATATCACACTTTCATGCTGTGTTCGCTGCAGGAGGTTACAATGTAGCGACGCCAAATTCGGCTTTTTTTTACGGTGCTTTATAAACGTTATGTAGCGTCGTTCTTCAATGTTGCGTCATCTGCGTCAGCCCACATACTCACGGGAGCTTACAGGATGCTTAAATTGTCACAAAGTGGGATGAGAATGTGACACTAACGATAAATACATGCATACGGCGAAGACGACTCTGATTTGCAGTCCGACCGTTGCAAGAGGGCAAACTATGAGTAACGATATCGGAGTTCGTCTGTTATAGTTGCGTGTTCTCATTCGTAATGCTGCGCAGTTTCATATGAGTGGTGGTCGTAGTCTGTTACAGTTATCCTGTAATCCGGTGTCTATTACGACGCTTCAAGGTGAAACAGAGTAACACACTTAAGcacatttcctgaattgaaGTCACCAGCACTGAGGGAGCTGCACGTGGCGGGCATCAACGATCTGAGCGAACAAGGGGTGCATGTTCACATGTCACCAAGTCATTTAGCTGCGTTCCAGAACTCCCCCGGGTAGACCCGAGCGTAGAGTGTAGCTACTCTTTGCGTTCTAGAATCAACCCGATTACGTCACGACCCGCGTTCCTAAAACGCGTTGCCTATCTGAGGGACTCCTGACAGACTCGCGCTAGTCCCCATCAGACGGGGGAAGCTAGTAGTGACAccagagctgtcgtctgctgttgctGTTGCTCGCCTCGGCTGCATCATGGAGGGCGCACGGAAATTCTAGTGCGCATTTTGCGACCTGTTGTTTCCTTCAGAGCAGCATGCATGGAACCATACAAAACACATAAGCTCGTTGCATGTTGTTCGACTGACGACAACGACAGCAGGAGTAATTTTCTTATCAGTAAAGTACCTGTTCACTCCGACATGTAGTCGCTTCCGTTTATTGCTGCAGCTAAAGCTGCTTCTACGCGTTTTAGAGCTAGCTGCGGACCAGAACAGCGCTACAGGTTCTCGGAATGAACACACACCGAAGTCGTCACAGCAAAGCGAAGCAGCGGTCAGAGGTTTTGGAGTTCCGAGGCTCAAatgtcactgtcgtctgctatcgccATGTCGATAATCGTACTTGCGCCCGTTCGACAATTAACTCGAGGATCGCCTACCTTCTTGGTCACGCCGTACAATTCTGTCACTGGACGAATTCGTGGGAGagtttgttttggaacgcggtCATTGAGTAGAGGAGCTGAAGCACATTCAGTGTGAGTATGTACTTCGCTGTCCGTATGCGAGATACACCTAGAAATGCGGAGCAGTTCACATACGTAACGCGCTAAAAATTACTAGCGCAGTGGCTATTTCAAATAAATTTAGTAATCTAAATTTGGCGCTATGTAGCTTTCTTGTTTATAGAAACACTTACAGATTAATTTGGAGAGTCGCAAGCATCGCGAGAGATTTGGTAATTTTTCCCTGGTCATCGCCGTAAATTTTTTAGCTTCTCCCGGTTCATATCCCAGTGCCATGTTCCGAGTGCTGTATGATCCACGGTTCACATGTCATTAGATTGAATCGGCTTCCCTTAGGTATGTGCCCCTCTCCATAAGAATAGCTTCAGATCTCGTGTAGAGAGATCGAAATGaaaacaaacataaaaatacACAGATATACCTTATGCTGTACTTACTGCGCTTGATTTTACCTACGCAATGAGCGAACGAATAAT
It contains:
- the LOC135383956 gene encoding endothelin-converting enzyme 1-like isoform X1, with translation MLLSAFWTACSRSVLRNHPGLLKHLQRHDMKGTSVSNTSNAQRSMSASVSGQKSVSFSRMENPEQSQTQITVKSSALDEQSRNESTKVRAVKWKRALCAIAIGLALIFIVVSVVRMYLGYGFLSGKSIPCKSAACIEGTMRMESALNRTFPVCTSFYNFVCGSWKPREHDAADVPHDMFINATRRIFKAIDEGEIYLGAAVAKAEEMLKTCLRHTKTSSANVETFKSFMKERGLSWPQTVADHHLHPLDVLLDLAINWNVGLWFSIGIRRTSRIPPLIHIDKGSVSTLWAEFLTRLERIHRYRTYVQTYFRVFDDSDPNSSVVQDQRNDEKTILQHITNFSPGEENDALIQASNLQGLFATGQLWVSLLNKNLAPSFKVNETDAVLVSNWNQLQALDGALLAFNSSRPRLIRNIAWTFLQMYFWLAAPDILTEGTVTVFHGPYRTKITCLRLVERTFGIAIRVRFILHEISSRTRSDIDRVGSMVLYSFVSQLRTTKWIDAKSKSTAMTKIRTLEWIMWPNENLLRPHRLDAMFENLHNASSSILQTWIQCQQARKAAIGHKDYAAVFNTDFNVLFKYFYSLNTVHVSLAAANLPLFAEGGTPAMNYGSFGARYAAAVARSFDALGISFDEHGRRVSWWSQESLSSYKDHTSCRHSEREGLTLSRLVPALEAAFTAFKLSKTLNASETVKWDNGYMDDYTEDQLFFISFCHAVCAKNPTRAHRELCEAPLRNMQLFAEAFTCSRKSAMNPEKKCRFFDKRSQL
- the LOC135383956 gene encoding endothelin-converting enzyme 1-like isoform X2 — translated: MYLGYGFLSGKSIPCKSAACIEGTMRMESALNRTFPVCTSFYNFVCGSWKPREHDAADVPHDMFINATRRIFKAIDEGEIYLGAAVAKAEEMLKTCLRHTKTSSANVETFKSFMKERGLSWPQTVADHHLHPLDVLLDLAINWNVGLWFSIGIRRTSRIPPLIHIDKGSVSTLWAEFLTRLERIHRYRTYVQTYFRVFDDSDPNSSVVQDQRNDEKTILQHITNFSPGEENDALIQASNLQGLFATGQLWVSLLNKNLAPSFKVNETDAVLVSNWNQLQALDGALLAFNSSRPRLIRNIAWTFLQMYFWLAAPDILTEGTVTVFHGPYRTKITCLRLVERTFGIAIRVRFILHEISSRTRSDIDRVGSMVLYSFVSQLRTTKWIDAKSKSTAMTKIRTLEWIMWPNENLLRPHRLDAMFENLHNASSSILQTWIQCQQARKAAIGHKDYAAVFNTDFNVLFKYFYSLNTVHVSLAAANLPLFAEGGTPAMNYGSFGARYAAAVARSFDALGISFDEHGRRVSWWSQESLSSYKDHTSCRHSEREGLTLSRLVPALEAAFTAFKLSKTLNASETVKWDNGYMDDYTEDQLFFISFCHAVCAKNPTRAHRELCEAPLRNMQLFAEAFTCSRKSAMNPEKKCRFFDKRSQL